In the genome of Maridesulfovibrio zosterae DSM 11974, the window TGAAATGGTTACCATCAGCGGAGTCAGGATGAATAAAGACAACCAAATTGCTGAAGTGCTCTTTACCATGTCTGGTGATAAAGAAAAAATAAATGCAGCAATTTCAGGACTTGAAAAAGCTAAAGGGTTCATTCGCAGCAAGCTCAGCAAACGCATTCGTACCCGCCAGATTCCCGAACTTAGATTTACCCACGATAATTTTCTTGAGGAGATGGTATATGGAAACTCAGTTGAAAGAAATATGCCGGATTCTTAAGGAAGAAAACGACTTTCTGATTGCATCTCATTTTAATCCCGATGGGGATGCACTAGGTTCAACGGCTGCACTTGGCTTCATAATGGAAGCTTTGGGAAAACGCTACCGCCTATATAACCAGTCCGGTAAACCTAAATCTATGGACTGGTTTGAAACCCCATCTCCTATATTGACTGAAATCCCGAAAGGGTTTGATGGATGGTACATTATTCTTGATTGCGGAGATGCCCCGCGCATGGGCGAAACGCTCATGAATGCCATGGACCCCGAAAAATCAATTAATATTGACCATCATATGGGCAATTCTAATTTTGCTGCAGTCAACTGGGTTGATATTAACCGCCCTGCTGTTGGCGAGATGATTAGCCTTATAGCTCGCGAGCTAGGAATTTCACTTTCTGGTAAACTAGGTGAGTCCATCTATCTGTCCATAGCAACAGATACCGGCTTTTTCACTTATGGAAACACCAAGCCTGAGACACTAGAAATTATTGCTGATATACTTAGACATGGTTTGCAGCTCAGCGAATACGTTCCTAAAATACGCAACCAATGGACTATGACTCGCATTGATCTTTGGACACTGGCGTTAAGCAAAGTTGAATTGCATCATGACGGACAGACAGCCATGGTTTTTATCTCACAGGAAATGCTGGACGAAACAAAAGCATCCGGCCCTGACTGTGAAGGTCTTGTCAGCTTCATATTGCGAATTCGTGGTGTCCGTATAGCTATACTCATCCGAGAAGACAGCCCGCTCAGATATAAATTCAGTTTACGCTCACAGAGTAAAGACAATGTACAGACAATAGCTTCTCTCTTTGGCGGAGGTGGTCATAAAAACGCCAGCGGCGGGCTTATTGAAAACAACCCTGAAACCGTACGTGAAAGATTAATTGAAGCCATTGGTGAGCAGTTAAAGAAATAACACTCCAAAAGACACAATAATTTTTTATATATTTACTGCGGTTCATACATATTTCAATATACTACTGCATCTACCTGATATTTATGCAAACAGACCAGACTCTAGATTGGTTAAAAAATAATGCATATTTTTAATGTGGTTAGCGCAGCCTATAAAAGGAATTTTAAGTGGGAAGAAAGCCTCGTACAAGCCCTTTTCAAAAGCATGGCGTACTGGTTCTGAATAAGCCTTCAGGACCAACATCAACTGATTGTCTGAATTCTATCAAGCGCGAATTTAAACAATATAAAATTGGACATGCAGGAACACTTGATCCTCTTGCTGAGGGAGTTCTGCTTGTCATGCTGGGTCAGGCAACAAAACTAGGGCCTTATTTAACAGGACATGATAAAGTATACACCGGAAGCCTGAGTATAGGTAGAAGTACAGATACTTACGACATTCAAGGCACAGAAACTTTCACCGGCGACATTTCTGAAATTACAGAAAAAATGGTGGAAAGTGAAATTTTTGCATGGAATGACTTGACTAGTCAGGAGGTTCCCGCATATTCCGCAGCTAAGCACAAGGGCAAACCCCTCTATGAGCTGGCTCGAAAAGGCGAGGAAACCCCCGTCAAAATCAAGAGCATTGAAATTTTTGACGCTGAACCGCTGGAAGTGAGTCTGCCAATGGCCCGTTTCCGAGTTGGGTGCTCAGCCGGCACCTACATACGCTCCCTGGTCCACAGCTTGGGGTCGCGACTCGGATGTGGCGCAGTAATGGAATCACTTAGACGTGAAGAAAGTCGGCCTTACCGACTTAGTGAAGCACATAAACTCGACGAAGTTTTAGCCGATTCTGATGGATTTGAGGCTCGTGTCATTCCAATTGCGGATGCACTTCCTCACTGGCATAGGTTTACTGTTTCAGAAAGCCTTGCTGCAAATATTAAGAACGGTGCTCGAATCAAAGTTGAGGATGTATGTCCTGATCAAAAGGACATTATCGAAGGTGAAAGGGCTATGATCCTTGAAACTGACGGTACTGCACTTGCCCTTATGGAGACTAAGTCATTTGACGAGAGGCTCTTCTGGGTTATTCTTCGCGGCTTGTGGGGATGATTCCCTGCGGGAACATCAGTTCCAGCACAAACATACACTCACGCATCGACGTGAAGGAGGATAGCGCTGTGGTTATGACTGCTGAAGATAAGGCAAAAGTTATTGAAGAGTACTCGACCAAACCCGGTGACACCGGCTCCCCTGAAGTACAGGTAGCACTTCTTACTGCAAGAATCACTTACCTGACTGACCACTTCAAAAGCCACAAAAAGGATTTTCACTCCCGCACAGGCCTGCTTAAAATGGTCGGCCAGCGCAGAAATATCCTGAAGTACCTGAAGTCTAAAGACATTCAGCGTTACCGTGATCTTATTGCAAGACTTGGTCTCCGCAAATAAGCAGTTTTTCAGGGGGAGGTTTTACCTCCCCCTTTTTTTGATTTTTTATACTCTTGTATTTCCATATGACTTTACATCATATTGATGGTAGTTGATTTTAGTTGAATAACTAAATTTAAAATATATTCCTGATCTGATTGCAGACAGGACAGGCGGAATCCGCAATTTCCCATGATGAATTTTTAGTTGGCTGAGGAAGGCGTTTATCTTACAGATGAAATCCTCCCTAAGCCGGCTGGAAAATTCGGGTAGCTTCGGATTCCCTGATTAAAAAATGATTTACTTTAATGAGGATTTTTAATGTTAGTACCTTTTGAAAAAACCGAAGTACTCGGTCAGGTCGGTAATCTTGATATCAAACTTGAAACAGGACGTATGGCCAATCAGACCAATGGTAGTGTCTGGATTCAGTCCGGCGGAACCGTTGTCCATGTTACCGCCGTTTCCATGCCCACCAGCGAGCCAAGAGATTTCTTCCCCCTCACCTGCAACTATCTCGAAAAGACTTATGCAGCAGGCCGCATTCCCGGAGGCTACTTCCGTCGTGAAGTTGGACGTCCTTCTGATCGCGAAACTTTAGTTTCCCGTCTTATGGACCGTCCGATTCGCCCCATGTTCCCTAAATCGTTCTGTGATGAAGTTCAGGTTATAGCAACCGTTCTTTCAGCTGATGCAGACACCAACCCAGATGTTCTGGCAATGACCGGTGCATCAGCAGCACTGCACATTTCTAATATGCCTTTCAACGGCCCTGTTGCCGCTGCACGTGTAGGTATGGTTAATAATGAATTCGTACTCTACCCTACATATAAAGGAATTGCAGAACAGAGCGAACTGAATCTTGTTTT includes:
- the rbfA gene encoding 30S ribosome-binding factor RbfA, which translates into the protein MKTSTSRRSVKMGDQIMREIATMLIEEIADPRLEMVTISGVRMNKDNQIAEVLFTMSGDKEKINAAISGLEKAKGFIRSKLSKRIRTRQIPELRFTHDNFLEEMVYGNSVERNMPDS
- a CDS encoding DHH family phosphoesterase, with the translated sequence METQLKEICRILKEENDFLIASHFNPDGDALGSTAALGFIMEALGKRYRLYNQSGKPKSMDWFETPSPILTEIPKGFDGWYIILDCGDAPRMGETLMNAMDPEKSINIDHHMGNSNFAAVNWVDINRPAVGEMISLIARELGISLSGKLGESIYLSIATDTGFFTYGNTKPETLEIIADILRHGLQLSEYVPKIRNQWTMTRIDLWTLALSKVELHHDGQTAMVFISQEMLDETKASGPDCEGLVSFILRIRGVRIAILIREDSPLRYKFSLRSQSKDNVQTIASLFGGGGHKNASGGLIENNPETVRERLIEAIGEQLKK
- the truB gene encoding tRNA pseudouridine(55) synthase TruB, with protein sequence MGRKPRTSPFQKHGVLVLNKPSGPTSTDCLNSIKREFKQYKIGHAGTLDPLAEGVLLVMLGQATKLGPYLTGHDKVYTGSLSIGRSTDTYDIQGTETFTGDISEITEKMVESEIFAWNDLTSQEVPAYSAAKHKGKPLYELARKGEETPVKIKSIEIFDAEPLEVSLPMARFRVGCSAGTYIRSLVHSLGSRLGCGAVMESLRREESRPYRLSEAHKLDEVLADSDGFEARVIPIADALPHWHRFTVSESLAANIKNGARIKVEDVCPDQKDIIEGERAMILETDGTALALMETKSFDERLFWVILRGLWG
- the rpsO gene encoding 30S ribosomal protein S15, whose protein sequence is MVMTAEDKAKVIEEYSTKPGDTGSPEVQVALLTARITYLTDHFKSHKKDFHSRTGLLKMVGQRRNILKYLKSKDIQRYRDLIARLGLRK